In Hymenobacter sublimis, a single genomic region encodes these proteins:
- a CDS encoding response regulator, with the protein MDKISCILLVDDDKTTNFLNRLLLENLGVTDQVLVAENGREALRLIEQNGPNDTCPALILLDINMPVMNGFDFLEAYQNLSFAHKQSVVIVMLTTSLNPRDVTRLQQLPTNGFLNKPLTKKMVHEVLKQHFNLEFPA; encoded by the coding sequence ATGGATAAGATTTCCTGCATTTTATTGGTGGACGACGACAAAACCACCAACTTTCTTAACCGGCTGCTCCTGGAAAACCTGGGGGTAACCGACCAAGTGCTGGTAGCAGAAAACGGCCGCGAGGCCCTGCGCCTCATTGAGCAGAACGGCCCCAACGACACCTGTCCGGCCCTGATTCTGCTCGATATTAACATGCCCGTCATGAATGGCTTCGACTTTCTGGAAGCCTACCAAAACCTCTCCTTTGCCCACAAGCAGTCCGTGGTCATCGTGATGCTGACTACCTCGCTTAACCCCCGCGACGTCACCCGCCTGCAGCAGCTACCCACCAATGGGTTCCTGAACAAGCCCCTGACCAAAAAAATGGTCCATGAGGTGCTGAAGCAGCATTTCAACCTGGAGTTTCCGGCCTAG
- a CDS encoding carboxypeptidase-like regulatory domain-containing protein: MNAKTPTPVEHDEQTPDLNHEEDELSSGNGRLAIIVGIIVAVVVLGYVLLPAQATRRIANAMPIMELGEASVTGHREKEAAPATEEEATTETEANAEAATKKAASRSATATPETAAATALAAPGTEAATEPVAIEPVPAAPAAPEAAPATVTLSGRILDEEGQPLAGATVMLKGSRKVAGTDANGNYSIEVPAGDNTLVYGYGGYEDHEVHARNGQPQNVTLVPREDAPRRRRR; the protein is encoded by the coding sequence ATGAATGCCAAAACTCCTACTCCAGTAGAACACGACGAACAAACGCCAGACCTGAACCACGAGGAAGACGAGCTGTCCTCGGGCAATGGCCGGTTGGCAATCATTGTTGGAATTATTGTGGCCGTGGTGGTGCTGGGTTACGTGCTGCTGCCGGCTCAGGCCACGCGGCGCATCGCCAACGCCATGCCCATTATGGAATTGGGCGAGGCCAGCGTAACCGGCCACCGGGAAAAGGAGGCCGCACCAGCCACCGAAGAGGAAGCCACCACCGAAACCGAAGCCAATGCCGAGGCCGCTACCAAGAAGGCTGCCAGCCGCTCGGCTACTGCTACCCCCGAAACTGCAGCAGCCACTGCCCTAGCAGCTCCCGGCACGGAGGCCGCCACCGAGCCAGTAGCCATTGAGCCGGTACCAGCCGCTCCAGCTGCCCCCGAAGCTGCCCCCGCAACCGTCACCCTGTCGGGCCGGATTCTCGATGAGGAGGGCCAGCCACTGGCCGGAGCCACCGTAATGCTGAAAGGCTCGCGTAAGGTTGCCGGCACCGACGCCAACGGCAACTACAGCATTGAAGTGCCGGCCGGCGACAATACGCTGGTGTATGGTTACGGCGGCTACGAGGACCACGAAGTGCACGCCCGCAACGGCCAGCCCCAGAACGTTACCCTGGTGCCGCGCGAGGACGCCCCGCGTCGTCGGCGTCGGTAA
- a CDS encoding vWA domain-containing protein, with translation MSAGFRFRDYVPEESTEKGFDSLFKIFMQLVTITSGDVGEALSWLNELDKQYGLTDDGYGMGDFIEDLKKKGYIDEDPQEPGAFSITAKSEQNIRKSALEEIFGKLKKSGQGNHRTPHTGQGDEQSTDMREFRFGDSLDQISMTESIRNAQLNHGMEGDNFMLTENDLEVRENEHKSQTSTVLMIDISHSMILYGEDRITPAKKVAMALAELVKQKYPKDFLDVIVFGNDAWQIEVKELPYLQVGPYHTNTVAGLELALDLLRKRKTPNKQIFMITDGKPTCLKEANGYYKNSFGLDRKVVNKTLNLAAAARRLKVPITTFMIASDPYLQQFVEEFTQVNQGKAYYSSLKGLGHLIFEDYKRNRRKSV, from the coding sequence ATGTCCGCAGGCTTTCGTTTTCGGGATTACGTGCCCGAGGAGTCGACCGAAAAAGGCTTCGACTCCCTCTTCAAGATATTCATGCAGCTTGTCACCATCACTAGCGGCGACGTGGGTGAGGCCCTTTCGTGGCTGAACGAGCTGGATAAGCAGTACGGCCTGACTGACGACGGCTACGGCATGGGCGACTTCATTGAGGACCTTAAAAAGAAGGGCTACATTGATGAAGACCCGCAGGAGCCGGGCGCCTTTAGCATCACGGCCAAAAGCGAGCAGAACATCCGTAAGTCGGCCCTGGAGGAAATTTTTGGCAAGCTCAAGAAGTCGGGCCAGGGCAACCACCGCACGCCCCACACGGGCCAGGGCGACGAGCAAAGCACCGACATGCGGGAGTTCCGCTTCGGCGATTCGCTCGACCAGATTTCCATGACCGAGTCCATTCGGAATGCTCAGCTCAACCACGGCATGGAGGGCGACAACTTCATGCTGACGGAAAACGACTTGGAGGTGCGCGAGAACGAGCACAAGTCGCAGACCAGTACGGTGCTTATGATTGACATTTCGCACTCCATGATCCTGTACGGCGAGGATCGGATTACGCCCGCCAAAAAGGTAGCTATGGCTCTGGCCGAGCTGGTGAAGCAGAAGTATCCCAAGGACTTTCTCGATGTCATCGTGTTCGGTAACGACGCCTGGCAGATTGAGGTCAAGGAGCTGCCTTACCTGCAAGTGGGGCCCTACCACACCAACACGGTAGCGGGCCTGGAGTTGGCCCTGGATCTGCTGCGCAAACGCAAAACGCCCAACAAGCAGATTTTCATGATTACCGACGGCAAGCCCACTTGCCTGAAAGAAGCCAACGGCTACTACAAAAACTCCTTTGGCCTCGACCGGAAAGTGGTCAACAAAACCCTAAACCTGGCCGCGGCAGCCCGCCGGCTGAAGGTGCCCATTACTACCTTTATGATTGCCTCGGACCCCTACCTGCAGCAGTTTGTGGAAGAGTTTACGCAGGTAAACCAGGGCAAAGCCTACTACAGCTCCCTGAAAGGCCTGGGCCACCTGATATTTGAGGACTATAAGCGCAACCGCCGCAAGTCAGTGTAA
- the corA gene encoding magnesium/cobalt transporter CorA produces the protein MSASDSTPLTATPPPVLPLPEEEDEQLHSRGIADHDATRQARQQGVGQRPGTLVIREDSLKPRLFLISYGDDFLEEREYHDYGHLLTYFRQHPERRHWIDVRGYDDLALMQRFQEDFRIHPLQMEDVLGDYQRAKVEETEDGLFLVSRMTEFTRLLDIDDDQLSIFTGPNYVLTFQDDYEDCLEAVRQRLRSSRSTIRKRSSLYLAYALTDVVLDHYYPTMAAIGDYLEVLEERIFQGNSDRRVLNRILHIKKDIVRFRRLVYPERDKIAELLRLPDEEIPEEIKVFFKDCYDHAIQALDLAESYRETVSSLIDLYMSDQSNRANEVMKVLTIISSIFIPLSFVVGLYGMNFQREAPDGRVNYLNMPELYSPWGYPVLLAVLALIVIGQLTYFYRKGWLTKR, from the coding sequence ATGTCTGCCTCCGACTCTACTCCCCTTACTGCTACCCCGCCGCCCGTTCTGCCCTTGCCGGAAGAGGAGGACGAGCAGCTCCACTCCCGCGGCATCGCCGACCATGACGCTACGCGCCAGGCCCGGCAACAAGGGGTAGGCCAGCGCCCTGGCACACTGGTTATCCGCGAGGATTCTCTGAAACCCCGGCTGTTTTTAATTTCCTACGGCGATGATTTCCTAGAGGAGCGGGAATATCACGACTACGGCCACCTGCTGACCTACTTCCGCCAGCACCCCGAGCGGCGGCACTGGATTGACGTGCGTGGCTACGACGACCTGGCCCTGATGCAGCGGTTTCAGGAGGATTTTCGCATCCACCCCCTGCAAATGGAGGACGTGCTGGGCGACTACCAACGGGCGAAAGTGGAGGAAACCGAGGACGGGCTGTTCCTGGTTTCGCGCATGACGGAGTTCACCCGCCTGCTCGACATCGACGACGATCAGCTGTCCATCTTCACCGGCCCCAACTATGTGCTCACCTTTCAGGATGATTACGAGGACTGCCTGGAGGCCGTGCGCCAGCGCCTACGCTCCAGCCGCAGCACCATCCGCAAGCGCAGTTCGCTGTACCTGGCCTACGCCCTCACCGACGTCGTTCTTGACCACTACTACCCCACCATGGCCGCCATCGGCGACTACCTGGAGGTTCTGGAGGAGCGCATTTTCCAGGGTAATTCCGACCGGCGGGTGCTAAACCGGATTCTGCATATCAAGAAGGATATCGTCCGGTTCCGCCGCCTGGTGTACCCAGAACGCGACAAGATTGCCGAACTGCTGCGCCTACCCGACGAGGAAATTCCGGAGGAAATCAAGGTGTTTTTCAAGGACTGCTACGACCACGCCATCCAAGCCCTGGACCTAGCTGAAAGCTACCGCGAAACCGTCAGCAGCCTGATTGACCTGTATATGTCGGACCAGAGCAACCGGGCCAACGAGGTCATGAAAGTGCTGACTATTATCAGCAGTATCTTCATTCCGCTCAGCTTTGTGGTGGGCCTTTACGGCATGAACTTCCAGCGCGAAGCCCCCGATGGCCGCGTCAACTACCTCAACATGCCGGAACTCTACAGCCCTTGGGGCTACCCCGTCCTGCTGGCCGTACTAGCCCTAATTGTCATTGGGCAGCTCACCTATTTCTACCGCAAAGGCTGGTTAACTAAGCGGTGA
- a CDS encoding acyl-ACP desaturase has translation MITDSVTSRAEVLQHMEPYVKENIGSFLKSVESSWQPSDFLPDPRQDNFFDEVKLLRERATGLSYDLLAVLIGDTITEEALPNYEAWFHQLDDLNRDHDNGWAQWIRGWTAEENRHGDLLNRYLYLCGRVNMREFEVSTQHLIADGFDLGTAHDPYRAFVYTSYQEAATNLSHRRVGTLARKAGDDQLSKICGMIAGDETRHARVYQGFVEKIFEVDPSQMMLAFEDMMRKKIVMPAHYMREMGVEMGKTFGHFTDAAQRLGVYTSQDYTDILESLINIWKIDQITGLNSAAEKAREYIMALPNRLRRVADRMPVPKLEYKFKWIE, from the coding sequence ATGATTACTGACTCCGTAACCTCCCGAGCGGAAGTGCTCCAGCATATGGAGCCTTATGTAAAAGAAAATATTGGCTCCTTTCTGAAAAGCGTGGAGTCTAGCTGGCAACCTTCGGACTTCCTACCTGATCCGCGCCAGGATAACTTTTTTGACGAAGTAAAACTGCTTCGTGAGCGGGCCACGGGCCTGAGCTACGACCTGTTAGCCGTCCTGATTGGGGATACCATCACGGAAGAAGCCCTGCCTAACTACGAAGCTTGGTTTCACCAGCTCGATGATCTGAACCGGGACCATGACAACGGTTGGGCGCAGTGGATTCGGGGCTGGACGGCCGAGGAAAACCGCCACGGCGACCTGCTTAACCGCTACCTCTACCTCTGTGGCCGCGTGAATATGCGCGAGTTTGAGGTCAGCACCCAGCACTTGATTGCCGACGGCTTCGACCTGGGCACGGCCCACGACCCGTACCGCGCCTTTGTGTACACGAGCTACCAGGAAGCGGCTACCAACCTCTCACACCGCCGCGTGGGTACGCTGGCCCGCAAAGCCGGCGACGACCAACTCTCTAAAATCTGCGGCATGATTGCCGGCGACGAAACCCGCCACGCCCGCGTGTACCAGGGTTTTGTGGAGAAGATTTTCGAAGTTGACCCCTCCCAGATGATGCTGGCGTTTGAAGACATGATGCGCAAGAAAATTGTCATGCCAGCCCACTACATGCGCGAAATGGGTGTGGAAATGGGCAAAACCTTCGGCCACTTCACCGACGCGGCCCAGCGCCTGGGCGTGTATACCAGCCAGGATTACACGGATATTCTGGAAAGCCTGATCAACATCTGGAAAATAGACCAGATTACTGGCTTGAACAGTGCCGCCGAGAAAGCCCGCGAGTACATCATGGCTCTGCCTAACCGCCTGCGCCGCGTTGCTGACCGCATGCCAGTCCCCAAGCTCGAATACAAGTTCAAGTGGATTGAGTAA
- a CDS encoding ArnT family glycosyltransferase: MNRLTSRLPDWTLLLVVVLTVAYFLLTHEGLYALDDYFYARYAHQLLTGTFRVEPDPLGLLHDPLKERPLIFGPVALCYALFGLNIISTTLWPLLATLGCAVLVWRLYRRREPLVAAAAMLLLGLHYFTLNLTNYLYPDNILMFWCLAGAGVLLRGREPGRMASWWGAGFALLSFAALLSKETIVYYLPFYLGMLGWDAWQRRHGQFWGAALATGTGLLAAYLGFYQYYTHDALYRIHLIEHTNQFLQEGNYLAGNRAALLSRVTWQPLAFFVAAGMGLMLVLAVVAGSHPKVPLADAATGAARPPAEAPDRRFWLLLALSTLLLYWVGSTSLSQYNPISLLPRMTTPLLPPLALAAGFGVRTIVQRAGWWAGATGLVLLLAAAWLRNAAALLYALPGFYLLLLGLGAGRPWWPARLRAGTAGLSALTVLVLAGALAIRPLYFMQKPSVSAHFAQDRLIRQHLQAPAQGVVFVDDYLIGNYDFYYGFRPPTGLQYRRYWARDSVQLAPGQHAWLLLNRATLSNDELTRKLIRYSPDSVLSWYPGRLLVAEDGPVALFEVSGF, encoded by the coding sequence GTGAATCGTTTGACCTCCCGCTTGCCCGACTGGACTTTGCTACTGGTAGTAGTGCTGACTGTAGCTTACTTCCTGCTTACGCACGAAGGCCTGTACGCCCTCGATGACTATTTCTACGCCCGCTACGCCCACCAGCTGCTCACGGGTACCTTCCGGGTGGAGCCCGATCCGCTGGGGCTGCTGCACGACCCTTTGAAAGAGCGCCCCTTGATTTTCGGGCCGGTGGCGCTGTGCTACGCCTTGTTTGGCCTGAACATCATCAGCACTACCCTGTGGCCTCTGCTGGCTACCTTGGGCTGCGCGGTTTTGGTGTGGCGTCTGTACCGTCGGCGCGAGCCGCTGGTGGCGGCAGCGGCCATGCTGCTGCTGGGGCTGCACTACTTCACGCTCAACCTAACCAACTACCTCTATCCTGATAACATTCTCATGTTCTGGTGCTTGGCGGGGGCCGGGGTGTTGCTGCGGGGCCGGGAGCCGGGACGGATGGCGAGCTGGTGGGGAGCAGGGTTTGCGCTGCTTTCCTTTGCCGCCCTGCTTAGCAAGGAAACCATTGTCTACTACCTGCCTTTCTACCTGGGCATGCTGGGTTGGGATGCCTGGCAGCGGCGGCACGGGCAGTTTTGGGGAGCGGCGCTGGCTACCGGTACCGGGCTGCTGGCGGCCTACCTGGGCTTCTACCAGTACTACACCCACGACGCCCTCTACCGCATTCACCTGATTGAGCACACCAATCAGTTTTTACAGGAAGGCAACTACCTGGCCGGCAACCGGGCGGCCCTGCTCAGCCGCGTGACTTGGCAGCCCCTAGCCTTTTTTGTAGCGGCCGGCATGGGGCTGATGCTGGTGCTGGCCGTCGTGGCCGGGAGCCACCCCAAAGTGCCCCTCGCCGATGCAGCAACGGGGGCTGCGCGCCCACCAGCCGAAGCCCCAGACCGCCGATTTTGGCTGCTGCTGGCCCTGAGTACGCTGCTGCTCTACTGGGTAGGTAGCACCTCGCTCAGCCAATACAACCCCATCAGCCTGCTGCCGCGCATGACTACTCCCCTGCTGCCGCCCCTGGCCCTGGCGGCAGGCTTCGGAGTGCGCACTATAGTGCAACGGGCCGGCTGGTGGGCCGGCGCCACGGGACTGGTGTTGCTGCTGGCTGCCGCGTGGTTGCGTAATGCGGCCGCCCTTCTTTACGCACTTCCTGGTTTCTATCTGCTGCTGCTAGGGCTGGGCGCCGGCCGGCCGTGGTGGCCCGCCCGCCTCCGGGCCGGTACCGCGGGGCTTAGCGCCCTGACGGTGCTTGTGCTGGCTGGAGCCCTGGCTATCCGGCCGCTGTACTTTATGCAGAAGCCTTCCGTTTCGGCCCATTTTGCGCAGGACCGTCTTATTCGGCAGCACTTGCAAGCACCCGCCCAGGGAGTAGTTTTCGTGGATGACTACCTGATTGGCAACTACGATTTCTACTACGGCTTCCGTCCGCCGACCGGCCTGCAGTACCGGCGCTACTGGGCCCGCGACTCGGTGCAGCTGGCCCCGGGCCAGCACGCCTGGCTGCTGCTCAACCGCGCCACTCTCAGCAACGACGAGCTAACGCGCAAGCTGATTCGCTACTCCCCCGACTCAGTGCTGAGCTGGTACCCAGGCCGCCTGTTGGTGGCCGAGGATGGGCCGGTGGCGCTGTTCGAGGTATCGGGGTTTTAG
- a CDS encoding glycosyltransferase family 2 protein: MSAASAPLVTVVALCYNHARFLEAALTSISAQTYSNLEVILVDDASTDDSPAILRRYAAAHPSWQLHLLPENVGNCRAFNHGFRQSKGEFLLDFATDDVLLPERISQQIRQFAQAGPRCGVVYSDAELIDEDGRHVRNHFRRDARGQLHPLPASGLVFTEVLARYFISTPTMTMRRAVLEELGGYDETLAYEDFDFWVRASRNWEFHLLPEVTTQKRLHPQSMSRKGYRPHDPYLASTIRVCRKALALCRTEQERAALAVRVRWELRQAIRYRNRPEARALYQLLRELRGVRPLDWLLALAR, translated from the coding sequence ATGTCAGCTGCATCTGCCCCCCTTGTCACTGTTGTGGCCTTGTGCTACAACCACGCCCGGTTTCTGGAGGCGGCTCTTACCTCTATTTCTGCTCAGACCTACTCGAATCTGGAAGTGATTCTGGTGGACGATGCCAGCACCGACGACAGCCCGGCCATTCTGCGCCGCTACGCCGCCGCGCACCCCAGTTGGCAGCTTCACCTGCTCCCGGAAAACGTAGGGAACTGCCGGGCCTTCAACCACGGATTTCGGCAGTCGAAGGGGGAATTTCTACTGGATTTTGCTACTGATGACGTGCTGCTCCCGGAGCGCATTAGTCAGCAAATCAGGCAATTTGCACAGGCAGGGCCGCGCTGCGGTGTGGTCTATTCCGATGCTGAGCTGATCGACGAAGACGGCCGCCACGTGCGCAACCACTTCCGCCGCGACGCCCGCGGGCAGCTACACCCGCTACCTGCCTCCGGCTTGGTCTTTACTGAGGTGCTGGCCCGCTACTTCATCAGCACCCCCACCATGACCATGCGCCGCGCCGTGTTGGAGGAGTTAGGTGGCTACGACGAAACCCTGGCCTACGAGGACTTTGATTTCTGGGTGCGGGCCAGCCGCAACTGGGAGTTTCACCTGCTGCCTGAAGTAACCACTCAGAAGCGCCTGCACCCGCAGTCCATGTCGCGTAAAGGCTACCGCCCCCACGACCCTTACCTGGCGTCTACCATCCGGGTGTGCCGCAAGGCGCTGGCGTTGTGCCGTACGGAGCAGGAGCGGGCCGCCCTGGCTGTGCGCGTGCGTTGGGAGTTGCGCCAGGCTATTCGGTACCGCAACCGTCCCGAGGCCCGCGCGCTGTACCAGCTGCTGCGCGAGTTGCGTGGCGTGCGCCCCCTCGATTGGCTGCTGGCCCTAGCCCGCTAA
- a CDS encoding APC family permease, with amino-acid sequence MSEKQGHFQRAITLFDAVMIVTGSMIGSGIFIVSTGIARLVGSAGWMLVVWLVTGIITLAGAVSYGELSSMFPRVGGQYVYLREAYNKLVAFLYGWTLFLVIQTGVIAAVAVAFARFTGVLIPWFSETNVLLKAGSFTFTTVQLLAIGLLVFLTFINSRGVRSGKLIANVFGSTKLVALALLILCGITFGINSEAVSQNFQNVWQAMSFNAAGQGVPLTTGALVTAIGLAMTGSLFSSDSWNNIGFSGDEIVKPERTIVLSMALGTAIVTALYILINVVYLLVLPLQGDPNATDVLGRGIMYAANERVGTAAAESILGAPGAYVMAVLIMISTFSADNSILMSGARAYYAMARDGVFFSGMGRLNKAGVPSVALWAQCAWACGLCLSGSYGELLNYVMFSVILFYVITIIGIFILRRTRPEAPRPYRAFGYPLVPLLYVVLASAFCFILLTDPENSKFAQRGLLLVALGVPVYFLFGKRLASSPPATPAQ; translated from the coding sequence ATGTCCGAAAAACAAGGTCATTTTCAGCGGGCCATTACGCTGTTTGATGCCGTCATGATTGTGACCGGCAGCATGATTGGCTCCGGCATTTTTATCGTCTCCACGGGCATTGCCCGTCTGGTGGGCTCGGCGGGTTGGATGCTGGTCGTGTGGCTAGTGACGGGCATCATCACCCTGGCCGGGGCCGTAAGCTACGGCGAGCTGTCCTCTATGTTCCCCAGAGTGGGCGGTCAGTACGTGTACCTACGCGAGGCCTACAACAAGCTGGTGGCCTTTCTCTACGGCTGGACGCTGTTTCTGGTAATCCAGACCGGGGTTATTGCGGCCGTGGCCGTGGCCTTTGCCCGCTTTACTGGCGTCCTGATTCCTTGGTTTTCGGAAACGAATGTGCTTCTGAAAGCTGGTTCCTTCACGTTCACCACGGTACAGCTGCTGGCCATTGGCCTGCTGGTTTTCCTGACCTTTATCAACTCCCGGGGCGTGCGCTCGGGCAAGCTGATTGCCAACGTGTTCGGGAGCACCAAGCTGGTGGCGCTGGCCCTGCTAATTCTCTGCGGCATAACGTTTGGTATTAACAGTGAAGCTGTTAGCCAGAACTTCCAGAACGTGTGGCAGGCCATGAGTTTTAACGCTGCCGGCCAGGGCGTGCCGCTAACCACGGGGGCCTTGGTAACGGCCATTGGCCTAGCCATGACGGGCTCTCTGTTCAGCTCCGACTCCTGGAACAATATTGGCTTCTCGGGCGACGAAATTGTGAAGCCCGAGCGCACTATTGTGCTGAGCATGGCCCTGGGTACGGCCATCGTAACGGCCCTCTACATCCTGATCAACGTGGTGTACCTGCTGGTGCTACCCCTGCAGGGCGACCCGAATGCTACCGACGTGCTAGGCCGCGGCATTATGTACGCCGCCAACGAGCGGGTAGGCACGGCCGCCGCCGAAAGCATCCTGGGCGCGCCCGGCGCCTACGTCATGGCCGTCCTGATTATGATCAGCACCTTCAGCGCCGACAACAGCATCCTGATGTCGGGGGCGCGGGCGTACTACGCCATGGCCCGCGACGGAGTGTTTTTCTCGGGCATGGGCCGCCTCAACAAGGCCGGCGTGCCCAGCGTGGCGCTGTGGGCCCAGTGTGCCTGGGCCTGCGGGCTGTGCCTGTCGGGCTCCTATGGTGAGCTGCTGAACTACGTCATGTTCTCCGTGATTCTGTTCTACGTCATCACCATTATCGGCATTTTCATTTTGCGCCGCACCCGGCCCGAGGCGCCCCGCCCCTACCGGGCCTTCGGCTATCCGCTGGTGCCGCTGCTGTACGTGGTGCTGGCCTCCGCCTTCTGCTTCATTTTGCTCACGGACCCCGAAAACTCTAAGTTCGCTCAGCGCGGCTTGCTGCTGGTAGCGTTGGGCGTACCGGTGTATTTTCTGTTTGGTAAACGCCTGGCTAGCAGCCCGCCCGCTACCCCAGCGCAGTAG
- a CDS encoding DUF427 domain-containing protein translates to MKAIWNNAVVAESNDTVVIENNHYFPADAIKREFFEDSIAGTTCPWKGRASYYSLRVNGELNKDAAWYYPDPKEAAQQIKGRVAFWKGVQIVP, encoded by the coding sequence ATGAAAGCCATCTGGAACAACGCCGTTGTGGCCGAAAGCAACGATACGGTAGTGATTGAGAATAACCACTACTTCCCCGCGGATGCTATTAAGCGGGAGTTTTTCGAGGACAGCATTGCGGGCACTACCTGCCCCTGGAAAGGACGGGCCAGCTACTACTCCCTGCGCGTGAATGGGGAACTAAACAAGGACGCCGCTTGGTATTACCCTGACCCCAAGGAAGCTGCCCAGCAGATAAAGGGCCGCGTGGCCTTCTGGAAGGGCGTGCAAATAGTGCCTTAA